One genomic window of Luteitalea pratensis includes the following:
- a CDS encoding bifunctional YncE family protein/alkaline phosphatase family protein — protein sequence MTGRLRRLLPPALVIVLAGLGLWLVVSPAGVTRPTILEPPGRNQQASITGTEATLVNGRRVTPAGTVLRTQSYNWGLAISPDQSRAALLRADSIEVVDLLPPHDIRRYPPRGTKVPALGTGTYMGIAFAPDGKSIFYGNANEGQILRLDLASGEIVATIDIDDGGIEDSFVGDFVLTRDGRTLVAVDQFNFRLVTVDVASGQVRQSVRVGRHPFAVALSPDERTAWVSNVGMFEYPLIPGVTPDNRATAGITFPAYGVPSAEAEQGTVAEGQSIPGLGPLNHPDAMSVFKVDLASGQVTQKIHTGYLVGADRDDIRTVGGASPGALAVARDRVYVSNATNDTITVLDAGTGKRLADIALNVPGLETLRGVLPFSVVLSPDQSRLYVACAGLNAVAVIDVHTRAIEGYVPAGWFAALVAVSVDGQRLYVSSAKGLGSGRNAGPGFDDPGRGLHPGDIMQGTLQIVETPRGTTLSDGTRQVIDNTYAAREVPPLLARTLPYANSRFEGPIKHIVFVVKENRTYDQVFGQRRDARGNPSGATLGLGVRVASKDGRRVLPRVDVTPNHHALADRFAISDNFYCDADQSNTGHRWVVGVYPNEWVEVNARSRIEARPFGPAPGRRNVNGSSAVVNPEDYNEAGALWEHLARHGVPFFNFGFGAEMPQSIEAQMHKETGIRMTVSFPLPKPLFDRSSRKYPTFNMAIPDQYRMDMFEEELRTRWESGVESFPSLVTIVLPNDHMTSEHPEDGYPFRESYVADNDLALGRLVERLSHSRWWDDMLIIVTEDDPQGGTDSVDAHRSLLMLISPWVKRGYVSPVLASFGSLMRLQFTLLGLPPLNQFDGAATLIDDVFSDSPDITPYDARPSDLRLFDPQLAFKPFARRFNWRGLATSRAMDDPDDMRRDLDDD from the coding sequence GTGACCGGTCGCCTGCGCCGCCTCCTCCCACCGGCCCTCGTCATCGTCCTCGCCGGCCTCGGGCTGTGGCTGGTCGTGTCGCCCGCCGGCGTGACACGACCGACGATCCTCGAGCCGCCTGGACGCAACCAGCAGGCCTCGATCACCGGCACCGAAGCCACGCTCGTGAACGGGCGCCGCGTCACTCCCGCCGGCACCGTGCTGCGGACCCAGTCCTACAACTGGGGCCTCGCCATCAGCCCGGATCAGTCGCGCGCCGCGCTGCTGCGTGCCGACTCGATCGAGGTCGTCGACCTGTTGCCGCCGCATGACATCCGGCGCTACCCGCCGCGTGGCACGAAGGTCCCCGCGTTGGGCACCGGTACCTACATGGGGATCGCCTTCGCGCCCGACGGCAAGTCGATCTTCTACGGCAATGCCAACGAAGGGCAGATCCTGCGGCTCGATCTCGCGAGCGGCGAGATCGTCGCCACCATCGACATCGACGACGGCGGCATCGAGGACAGCTTCGTCGGCGACTTCGTCCTCACGCGCGACGGCCGCACGCTCGTTGCCGTTGACCAGTTCAACTTCCGGTTGGTCACCGTGGACGTGGCGAGCGGCCAGGTGCGCCAGTCGGTCCGGGTCGGCAGGCATCCCTTCGCGGTGGCCCTCTCGCCTGACGAACGCACGGCGTGGGTCTCCAACGTCGGCATGTTCGAGTACCCGCTGATCCCTGGCGTCACGCCGGACAACCGTGCCACCGCCGGCATCACGTTTCCGGCGTACGGCGTTCCATCGGCGGAGGCAGAGCAGGGCACCGTCGCCGAGGGGCAGTCGATCCCCGGGCTGGGTCCGTTGAATCACCCCGACGCGATGTCGGTGTTCAAGGTGGACCTCGCCAGCGGCCAGGTGACGCAGAAGATCCACACCGGGTACCTCGTCGGCGCCGACCGCGACGACATCAGGACCGTCGGCGGCGCGAGTCCTGGCGCACTGGCGGTCGCGCGCGACCGCGTCTACGTGTCCAACGCCACCAACGACACGATCACCGTCCTCGACGCGGGTACCGGAAAGCGCCTGGCCGACATCGCGCTGAACGTGCCGGGCCTCGAGACGCTGCGTGGCGTGCTCCCGTTCTCGGTCGTCCTGTCGCCAGACCAGTCACGCCTCTACGTCGCATGTGCCGGGTTGAACGCCGTGGCGGTGATCGACGTCCATACGCGCGCGATCGAGGGGTATGTCCCGGCCGGCTGGTTCGCGGCCCTCGTCGCGGTGTCGGTCGACGGCCAGCGACTCTACGTGTCGAGCGCCAAGGGCCTTGGCTCCGGGCGCAACGCGGGCCCGGGGTTCGACGACCCGGGCCGCGGCCTGCATCCCGGCGACATCATGCAGGGCACCCTGCAGATCGTCGAGACTCCGCGCGGCACGACGCTGTCCGACGGCACCCGTCAGGTGATCGACAACACCTACGCGGCGCGCGAGGTGCCGCCGTTGCTGGCGCGGACGTTGCCGTACGCGAACTCGCGGTTCGAGGGCCCGATCAAGCACATCGTGTTCGTGGTCAAGGAGAACCGCACCTACGACCAGGTCTTCGGCCAGCGACGCGACGCGCGCGGCAATCCATCGGGGGCCACGCTCGGGCTCGGCGTGCGCGTGGCGAGCAAGGACGGCCGCCGTGTCCTGCCCCGCGTCGACGTGACGCCGAATCATCACGCCCTCGCCGATCGCTTCGCCATCAGCGACAACTTCTACTGCGATGCAGACCAGTCCAACACCGGGCACCGCTGGGTGGTCGGTGTGTATCCCAACGAGTGGGTCGAGGTGAATGCACGGTCACGCATCGAGGCGCGCCCGTTCGGACCGGCTCCCGGGCGTCGCAACGTCAACGGCTCCAGTGCCGTCGTCAATCCCGAGGACTACAACGAGGCCGGCGCGCTCTGGGAGCACCTCGCCCGGCATGGCGTCCCGTTCTTCAACTTCGGGTTCGGAGCCGAGATGCCGCAGTCGATCGAAGCGCAGATGCACAAGGAGACCGGCATCCGGATGACGGTGAGCTTCCCGCTGCCCAAGCCCCTCTTCGATCGCTCCTCGCGGAAATACCCGACGTTCAACATGGCAATCCCGGACCAGTACCGGATGGACATGTTCGAAGAAGAGCTTCGCACCCGCTGGGAGAGCGGGGTCGAGTCCTTCCCCTCACTTGTCACCATCGTCTTACCAAACGATCACATGACGTCGGAGCACCCCGAGGATGGGTATCCCTTCCGCGAGTCGTACGTCGCCGACAACGACCTGGCGCTGGGCCGGCTGGTGGAGCGCCTGTCGCATTCGCGGTGGTGGGACGACATGCTGATCATCGTCACCGAGGACGATCCGCAGGGAGGCACCGACAGCGTCGACGCGCATCGGTCGCTGCTGATGCTCATCAGCCCGTGGGTCAAGCGCGGCTACGTGTCGCCGGT